The following are encoded in a window of Vigna unguiculata cultivar IT97K-499-35 chromosome 8, ASM411807v1, whole genome shotgun sequence genomic DNA:
- the LOC114194993 gene encoding uncharacterized protein LOC114194993, translating to MQPAYHVNLDSNQNFSIVMNSVKENPSIPIKSLIAEIKNRFGYSISYDKAWNGKQKAFAKEFEDWEEPYNELPRWYQAVQESNLGTIIQCTGPPVVVSGQPDPSCYIMEHVFRSFGPCIQGFNYCKPVVQVDGI from the coding sequence ATGCAACCTGCATATCATGTCAATCTTGATTCCAACCAAAATTTTTCTATTGTGATGAACTCTGTAAAGGAAAATCCTTCCATACCTATTAAAAGTTTGATAGCTGAAATAAAAAATCGCTTCGGATATTCAATTTCATATGACAAAGCTTGGAATGGTAAGCAAAAAGCGTTTGCTAAGGAgtttgaagattgggaagagcCTTACAATGAACTTCCCAGGTGGTATCAAGCTGTACAAGAAAGTAATCTCGGCACAATAATTCAATGCACTGGACCTCCTGTAGTTGTAAGTGGCCAACCTGACCCTTCTTGCTATATTATGGAACACGTATTTCGGTCTTTTGGACCATGCATCCAAGGATTTAATTATTGCAAGCCAGTTGTACAAGTAGATGGCATATAG